A genomic window from Canis lupus dingo isolate Sandy chromosome 13, ASM325472v2, whole genome shotgun sequence includes:
- the MAL2 gene encoding protein MAL2, giving the protein MSAGGAPVPPPPNPAVSFPAPRITLPAGPDILRTYSGAFVCLEILFGGLVWILVASSNVPLPLLQGWVMFVSVTAFIFSLLFLGVFLSGMVTQIDANWNFLDFVYHFTVFVFYFGAFLLEAAATSLHDLHCNTTMVVQPLLSDNQYNINVAATIFAFVTTACYGCSLGLALRRWRP; this is encoded by the exons ATGTCGGCCGGCGGAGCGCCAGTCCCGCCGCCCCCGAACCCCGCCGTGTCCTTCCCGGCGCCCCGCATCACCCTGCCCGCCGGCCCGGACATCCTGCGGACCTACTCGGGGGCCTTCGTCTGCCTGGAGATT cTGTTTGGGGGACTCGTCTGGATTTTGGTCGCCTCCTCCAACGTTCCTCTACCTCTGCTACAAGGATGGGTCATGTTCGTGTCCGTGACAGCTTTcatcttttccctccttttcctgggCGTGTTCCTCTCTGGCATGGTGACTCAGATTGATGCCAACTGGAACTTCCTG GATTTTGTGTACCATTTTACAGTGTTTGTATTCTACTTTGGAGCCTTTCTACTGGAAGCAGCAGCCACATCCCTGCATGATCTTCATTGCAATACGACCATGGTGGTGCAGCCGCTCTTGAGCGATAACCAGTATAACATAAACGTAGCAGCCACA atttttgcCTTTGTGACAACAGCTTGTTATGGTTGCAGTTTGGGTCTGGCTTTACGAAGATGGCGACCGTAA